The region TTCTGTTATTTTTATTGTTTTAAAAGGGATAAAAGAGGGAATTGAAAAAATCAATTTAATATTAATGCCCTTATTAGGATTAATTTTAATAGGACTTTTAATTTATGCTTTGACTCTTGATTCTTTTTCACAAGCAGTATCTTTTATGTTTAGACCCGATTTTAGTAAAATAGATGGAAATGCTTTATTAGCAGCATTGGGACAAGCCTTTTTTACTCTATCACTTGGAGTTGGTACAATTTTAACTTATTCTGCATCTTTACCAAAAGAAACCAATTTTGTAAAGTCTTCTTTTTATGTTGCAGCAGTAGATACATTAATAGCTATTGTAGCTGGATTAATCATCTTTTCTTTTCTTTTTGAAGCAGGAGCACAAAGTGCAGCAGGTCCTGGGTTAGTATTTATTTCTCTTCCTGTTATCTTCTCAGGTTGGGGAGTTTTAGGTCATATAATTGCTGTATCATTTTTTATTGCTTTAATTTTTGCAGGAATCACTTCTGCTGTTTCAATGATTGAGCCTTCACTTAGATTTTTTATTGAAAGATTTAAAATAACAAGAACAAAAGCTACTATAATTTGTGGCTCAATATTTTATATTTTAGGTATTGTTGCTTTACTTTCTATGTCAAAAAGTTATAGTTCAGAACTTACGTTTTTTGGAAAAAATGCCTTTGATATAATGGATTTTATGACTTCTTCAGTTATGATGCCACTTGCAGCAATTTTAACTTGTGTATTTTTAGGATACTTTGTTGATAAAAAACTATTAGAAGAGAAGTTCTTAGCACATACTTCAAAAAATGTATTTAATTCTTGGTACTTTTTAATTAGATTTGTTGTTCCTATTGCTATTACAATTTTATTATTAAATAAATTGGGAGCCATATAAATGAAAGTAGGATTTTCAAGAATTGGATTTATCTTAGCAGCAGCTGGGTCTGCTGTTGGACTTGGTAATATATGGAAATTTCCTTATGTAACTGGAGAAAATGGTGGTGGAGCTTTTGTTCTTATATATTTATTAGCAATTGCTTTTATTGGACTTACAATTTTTATTGCTGAATCATATATAGGTAGAGAATCAAGAGCAAATGCAGCTGCTGCTTATCAGATTGTTTCAAAATCAAAAAACAAAAACTGGAGATGGGCAGGATTTCAAATATTTTCTGGAATTGTAATATTATCTTTTTATGCTTTTATTATAGGTTGGATTTTAAACTATATTATTATATCTTTTACAGGACTTCCAACTACTTTAAAAGAAGCCCAAACTGTATTTACAACATTAATTACAGAAAAGATAGGTTTACAAATTTTATTTCATACTATTGTAACAGCAACTGTAGTTTTTATTATCTTAAAAGGTGTAAAAAATGGTATTGAGAAATTAAACTTAATTCTAATGCCTCTACTTGCAATTATCCTTTTTGGTTTATTAGCATACTCTTTTACACTGGATTCTTTTTCACAAGCTTTAGAGTTTATGTTTTTGCCAGATTGGTCTAAAATAAATGAAAATGCAATATTAGCAGCTGTTGGACAAGCATTTTTTACATTGTCTCTTGGTATGGCTATTATTATTACCTACTCTGCTTCTATGGCAAAAGATGGAAACTTTATAAAATCATCTATTATGGTTGCTATAGTTGATACTGCTGTTGCATTAGTTGCTGGAGTAATCATATTTTCTTTCCTATTTGCAGCAGGTGCAGAAAGTACAGCAGGACCAGGTCTTGTATTTATATCATTACCTCTAATATTTGGTGGATGGGGAATATTTGGACAAATTGTTGCCTTAGCTTTTTTTGTAGCTTTATTATTTGCTGGAATCACTTCAGCTGTATCATTATTGGAACCACCACTAATGTATTTAATGGAAAAATATAAAATAACAAGAAAAAAAGCAACTGTAATTGCTGGTTCATTTTTTTATATTCTAGGTATTTTTGCTTTATTATCAATGAGCAAAGATTATGGTACTTTATTAACATTTTTTGATAAAAGTTTATTTGATTGGTTAGATTATTTGACTTCTTCTATAGCTATGCCAATATCTGGTTTTATAACTTGTATTTTCTTAGGTTTCTTTACTGATACAAATAAATTAAAACAAATATTTACAAAATATGTTCCCCTAACAGTATTTAATATCTGGTTGATTTTAGTAAGATTTATTGTTCCAGTTGCAATTGTTTTACTATTTTTAAATAAACTTGGAGTTATTGGTTAGAAGATAGGTTAAGACCTATCTTCTAAAACTTCTATTAGAATCTCTTTTTGTAGTTTTCTTAGATTTTACAGGTTCTTTTTTTACAGGGGCTTTTCTACCCTTTTTCTCACTTAATTTCTTTTTAGTTTGAACTTTTTGTCTTGGTTGTCTATCTTTTAAAGGAAACTCTTCATGAACTTCTCTTTTAACATTTAATCTTAAATTTCTTTCTATTTTTGTAAAATGATTATAATCCTCAGTTGTAAGGATTGAGATCACTTCACCTTTATTTCCAGCTCTTCCTGTTCTCCCTACTCTATGTGTAAAATCATCTGTATATTCAGGTAAGTTGTAATTTATAACTAAAGGAAGTTTTTCTATATCTAAACCTCTTCCTGCAATATCAGTAGCAATTAAAACTTGTACTTTTTTATTTTTAAAGTCTTTTATTGATTGAACTCTTTGTTTATATTCAATATCCCCATGTATAGCTGCTGCTTTTACTCCATGTGAACTAAAATGTTCAATTGCAGCATCAGCTGCATCTTTTTTATTTACAAAAAGTAATATTTGCTCATAAGTAGAATCTTTAATAAGTTTTGTAACTAATTCTTTCTTTTTCTTTTTATCAATTTTAAATGCACGGTGTTTTATTAGATTAACTTTATCTCTTCTATCATGTACTTGAACAGTAACAGGTTCTTTTAAAAACTCTTTTGCAAGTTTATTAATATTTTGTGAAATTGTTGCAGAACACATAACAATTTGTCTTCTTGGTGAACACATTGCAAATATCTCTTCAATCTCTTCTAAAAATCCCATTTCAAGCATAGTATCTGCTTCATCTAAAACAATAAAATTAACAGAACTTAAATCAAGAATCTCTTCTCTAACTAAATCTAAAAGTCTACCTGCTGTTGCAACTACAATATCCACACCAGTTGATATAACTTGAGTTTGCTTTGTTCTACTTGCACCACCCATAACTTTTGTATGTTTCACTTTTAAAAACTTTCCATAATCAGATAAAGATTTTGAAACTTGTTCTACTAACTCTCTTGTTGGGACTAATATTAGTCCCCTTAAAACTCTATTATTAAAATTTAAATTAGAGTTTATTTTATTTAACATTGGAAGTACATATGAAGCTGTTTTTCCTGTACCTGATTTAGAAGCAGCAATTACATCAATCCCTTTATTAACAATAGGAATTACTTTTTTTTGAACCTTAGTTGGGTTATCATAATCTTGTAACTCTATTGCTTTTAAAATAGATGGGTTTAAATTTAATTCAGCAAATTTATTATTTATAACTTATCCTTTAGTATATACTAGACATTACTTCATCATCTAAGTATGAATCAATTTTTTTTGTTAAGTCTTCAAATGATATTGTACCTTTTTTATTGAAAAGTACAATCTCTTCTCCAAAATCATTTTTTATAAAATGTTCTTCATTTTTAACTTTTTTATAAAAAGCTTTCATCTCTTCAGGTGAATCCATATCATTATATAAAAACCAATTAGCAGTAGTATCTTCAACTCTAATCAAACCATAAGTTTTTGCTTCATCAACATAATCTTGAATAGTTCCATTATCAAATTTTGCACCAACTACTATATCATTTTCATTTAAAATCATTTCCATTTATAAAAACCTTGAACCTTTGTAATGCGCAATAATAGCAAGATTTTGATTAAATATTGTTTTTCGAGTTTTGAAAATAATATATAATATATTTTTATATTTTTTAAAGTATTTTGATGATAATATTTTTAGTAAAGGATAATTATGTCAGTTTTAATAGATGAAAACCAAACTCAAAATTTTGTAAATGCAAACTATACTACAGATAAAGATAAAAAAGAATCAAAAGCTGAAAACGATTTTGAAAAAAGTTTAGAGGAGATACAAACAAAAAATAAAATCTCTAAAAATGAAGATAAAGAGGCTGAAAAAAAGTTAATACAGGAACTATTAAATAAAATTCGTGAGATAGTTAATTCAGGATTGAATCCAGCAATCAAAGAAAAAATTGATAATTTATTAAAAGAGGTAGAAAACACCATAAATAATTCTTCTAAAAATAGTGATTCAGTAAAAAAAATAGAAAATCTTTTATCTCAAATACAAAGCCTAATGGAAGAACAAACAAAAAATTTTAGTGGAAATATCATAGATAATATAGATATTAAAAACAAACTTAAAGATATATTTTCTCAAACTGAAGAAGACAAACAATCAAATAATCAATATGCACCTATAAACAATTATAAAAGAGTAGATATTGATGAGGAGTTAAAAAAGTTTCAGAATATTAAACTTGATATTTAGTTTTTATGATAAAATAACTTTATGAAATTTAAACTAATAATTTTTTCAACTCTTTTTTTATTTACTGGATGTACTGTAAATGATGTTTATTCAATTTCAAGGGCTGCTATTAGTAAAGACCCTTCACTAGCTCTTAAATCTTTAGCGAAATCAAAAGCTATCTCTTATGCACAAAACCCTAATAAACTATCAAAAGATTTAAGTTTTCTAAGTTCATTTGTTAATAAAATAACAGAAAGTTGGGGAAAAGATAATGTAAAAATACCAAAACAAAAAGAGTATGTAAAGTATCTTCAAAATTATAAAAGTAGAGCCTTGATAGATTTTGATAATGGTTTAGTAACTGTAGAAACACTTGATACAAAAGAGAGTTTAAAAAATGCAATTGTAACAACCCTACTTCTACCTGATGATCCACGAGCAGCAGACCTTTTTGGAGCAAAAAAAATAAAACTCGGAGATACTCCTTATCTTTTAGGAGAGGTGAAAGACGACCAAAATAAAGATATAAGATATCAATGGAGAGCAAATAGATATGCTGATATACTTATTAAAAGTAGATTAAAAGAAAAAAATATTAAAGATGGAAATAAAAATCTAAAAGTTACCTATGTAACTATACCTATGATAAAAGATCATGCCTCAGTAAGAGTAAAAAAATTTAAACCTTTTGTAGAGAAATTTGCTAGAAGATATAATTTAAGTAAAAATCTAGTTTATGCAATAATTAAAACAGAAAGTAATTTTAACCAATTTGCTGTTAGTAGTGCAGGAGCCTTTGGTCTTATGCAAATAGTACCAAGTAGTGCAGGACAAGATGCTTATAAATATGTAAAAGGAAAAAATCATAAACCCTCTTCCTCTTATCTATTTAATGCACAAAACAATATTGAACTTGGTAGTGCCTATATTGATATACTAAATTCAAAATATTTAAAAGGAATCAATAATAAAATTTCAAAAGAGTATTGTGTAATAAGTGCTTATAATACAGGTAGTGGAAATGTTTTAAAAACCTTTTCAAAAAATAGAAATAGTGCAATAAATATTATAAATAAAAAATCTGCTTTAGAAGTTTATAATACTCTCAAAAATAATCTACCCTATAAAGAAACAAGAAGATATCTAAATAAAGTGATTACTTATAAAAAAGAGTTTGTAAATATTTAATTTCCACTTAGTAAACTTATTTGAATCTCTTCAACTCTATCTTCTTGTGTTTTTAGTTTTTCTCTTAAGATGTTATTCTGTTTTTTAACTTCATAAAGTTCAAATAAAAGCTTTTGGGCATTATTTACATTTTCATCAACTTGTTCTTGGAGACTTTTTGCAAGTTTAGAATAATACTCTTTCTCCTTTTTTAATTCAGAGTTTGTTTTTAAATTTTCACTCTTTAATAAAAATATATGTTTTCTAAGAGATAAAATTTCATTTTCATATTTAGAAATCAATGTAGAAAACTCAATAAATTTTTTAATTCTACCATCATTAAAAAAGATTGGAAGAATTGTTGAGTGAGTATAATAAAGTGCACCTTTTTTATTTATCTTCTTGCAAAGTCCTGTCCAGGTCTTACCACTTTTTAATAGCTCTATTATTTTTTCCTGAGGTATTTCACAATTATATGAAATCAATTTGTCA is a window of Halarcobacter sp. DNA encoding:
- a CDS encoding sodium-dependent transporter — encoded protein: MNKFSRIGFILAAAGSAVGLGNIWKFPYITGEYGGGAFVLVYLIAILFIGLTVFLAEAVIGQNGQADVSTSFVNIAKSKNPNWKIAGFMVATGLIILSFYSVVLGWILDYVISSFSSLPTKPEVAGAKFESLISNDIGLLLTYHTLIAASVIFIVLKGIKEGIEKINLILMPLLGLILIGLLIYALTLDSFSQAVSFMFRPDFSKIDGNALLAALGQAFFTLSLGVGTILTYSASLPKETNFVKSSFYVAAVDTLIAIVAGLIIFSFLFEAGAQSAAGPGLVFISLPVIFSGWGVLGHIIAVSFFIALIFAGITSAVSMIEPSLRFFIERFKITRTKATIICGSIFYILGIVALLSMSKSYSSELTFFGKNAFDIMDFMTSSVMMPLAAILTCVFLGYFVDKKLLEEKFLAHTSKNVFNSWYFLIRFVVPIAITILLLNKLGAI
- a CDS encoding sodium-dependent transporter, translated to MKVGFSRIGFILAAAGSAVGLGNIWKFPYVTGENGGGAFVLIYLLAIAFIGLTIFIAESYIGRESRANAAAAYQIVSKSKNKNWRWAGFQIFSGIVILSFYAFIIGWILNYIIISFTGLPTTLKEAQTVFTTLITEKIGLQILFHTIVTATVVFIILKGVKNGIEKLNLILMPLLAIILFGLLAYSFTLDSFSQALEFMFLPDWSKINENAILAAVGQAFFTLSLGMAIIITYSASMAKDGNFIKSSIMVAIVDTAVALVAGVIIFSFLFAAGAESTAGPGLVFISLPLIFGGWGIFGQIVALAFFVALLFAGITSAVSLLEPPLMYLMEKYKITRKKATVIAGSFFYILGIFALLSMSKDYGTLLTFFDKSLFDWLDYLTSSIAMPISGFITCIFLGFFTDTNKLKQIFTKYVPLTVFNIWLILVRFIVPVAIVLLFLNKLGVIG
- a CDS encoding DEAD/DEAH box helicase, whose protein sequence is MNNKFAELNLNPSILKAIELQDYDNPTKVQKKVIPIVNKGIDVIAASKSGTGKTASYVLPMLNKINSNLNFNNRVLRGLILVPTRELVEQVSKSLSDYGKFLKVKHTKVMGGASRTKQTQVISTGVDIVVATAGRLLDLVREEILDLSSVNFIVLDEADTMLEMGFLEEIEEIFAMCSPRRQIVMCSATISQNINKLAKEFLKEPVTVQVHDRRDKVNLIKHRAFKIDKKKKKELVTKLIKDSTYEQILLFVNKKDAADAAIEHFSSHGVKAAAIHGDIEYKQRVQSIKDFKNKKVQVLIATDIAGRGLDIEKLPLVINYNLPEYTDDFTHRVGRTGRAGNKGEVISILTTEDYNHFTKIERNLRLNVKREVHEEFPLKDRQPRQKVQTKKKLSEKKGRKAPVKKEPVKSKKTTKRDSNRSFRR
- a CDS encoding murein transglycosylase domain-containing protein; translation: MKFKLIIFSTLFLFTGCTVNDVYSISRAAISKDPSLALKSLAKSKAISYAQNPNKLSKDLSFLSSFVNKITESWGKDNVKIPKQKEYVKYLQNYKSRALIDFDNGLVTVETLDTKESLKNAIVTTLLLPDDPRAADLFGAKKIKLGDTPYLLGEVKDDQNKDIRYQWRANRYADILIKSRLKEKNIKDGNKNLKVTYVTIPMIKDHASVRVKKFKPFVEKFARRYNLSKNLVYAIIKTESNFNQFAVSSAGAFGLMQIVPSSAGQDAYKYVKGKNHKPSSSYLFNAQNNIELGSAYIDILNSKYLKGINNKISKEYCVISAYNTGSGNVLKTFSKNRNSAINIINKKSALEVYNTLKNNLPYKETRRYLNKVITYKKEFVNI